TGTAAGACTGTGTTTTCCAGGGCCTCCTCCCCACCTCCAGGTGCTCACCTGCAGAAGGCATCTCCTGCCCGGATCACCAAGACGGGCACACCTTTCTTGCACTTCACACACCACTTCACATACTTCTGCTCACGGCTTTGAAGATGGGGTGTAGGGGGAGGAGAACAGAACGCAGATTAAGCTGGTGGGCTTCCAGGAGACAGGATCCAGTTTCTCACCCCCAGCTAGGTAAGAGGAAGGCACCATGTGTGGGAGTGGTCACGAGGGGAACTGTACAGACAAACATGGCTATTCCAGCcaccaacttaaaaaaaagaccaaaggagCTGTTTGGCCTGAAAAAGTAGTTGTGGGACACATAAAGGCCACCTCTCAGTCTCTCAGGGATGGTATGGACAGGAGAGACAGAACTTGTTCTGTGTGGCCCTGGAGGGAAGGAATAGAAACTGTGGGTAGAAGTGACAGAAAGGccgcctttttcccccggagtaAGACAGCTTTGTGACCGGCAGACCTGTTCCCAGTGGCTCCAAGAGTTAGGGGCGGGAACAAGTGAAGAGATCCTTAACAGCCATTCCCAGCGCTGCAGAGCGAGTTCCGGTCTCGACCCGGCACTGGGCCCGAGAACCATTTGGGTCCCTCCCGCTTCCCGAGCCCGCGGGACCCCAGCAGTGACGCCAAAGGCCAGGCCGGGGTGGGCTCCTCAGGGCAGGGCTCGCCGCCAGCGGGAGCGCCAGTACGCGGCGTGCAAGGGAGAGGCGGCCCAGCGCGTCCGGCTGCCCAGCTCTTACCcaggccgcggcggcggcggcggcgtgtCCTCGGGGACCGGCTCCCCGTAATCCTCGCCCACCTGGCACATGCCTACAATGCAGGCGGCGGCTGTAGCTGTACTGCGGGCGCGCTGTGATGACGTCACACCAGCGCCGTCGCTGCCGTGACGGACCGCCGGGCCGGTGTTGGCAGGAGCGCCCCGATGACGTAAgcgcggcgccgccgccgccgtgaCGCGCAGGTCGGACCCGGCCGGGCCAGTACTGGACGGGGGACTGGCGGCGGCAGCGGGCCCGGCCCCCGGGATGGCGATGTTCCGCAGCCTAGTGGCCTCGGCCCAGCAGCGGCAGCCGCCGGCCGGGCCCGCAGGTGGCGACAGCGGCCTGGAGGCTCAGTACAGCTGCCCCATCTGTCTGGAGGTCTACCACCGGCCGGTGGCCATCGGCAGCTGCGGCCACACGTGAGTGTGCCCGACCTCGGGGAGGTGTCGGTTGGCGCCCGGCCCGGGGCACCGAGGCCTGGCAGAGCCCGTCGCACGGAGCTCTCGTGGGGAGCTGGGCGCGCGGGGGACTCGGAGCGCTTCGGGGGCTCGGGGCTTCCCTCCGCAGCGCCACTCCTGCCCTTGGGCATTTTCATCTTAAGCCCGGCCTCCTGCTCGCCAGCCCCAGGCGCTCGACTCGGCAGCCGCCTGGGCACACGGGGACGAGCTGCAGCCCAGCCGGGACTTGGGGGTGGGGGCGCGGAGGGGACCGCCCGGGTACCAGAAGGCTGTACCGCACCAATGCGCCAGTCGCCTTTCACTCGGTCCACCCCGTGGAGACTGGGGCGGCTGTTATAAATAAATGACTTGTGGCTTTTGCTGTTAACTCGTTTTCAGGACCACCGCCTGCTTCTGTTGACTACCAGAGAGTGAAGTTCCCTAAAGTTAGGAGAGGGATTTGTTTGGAGTCTGGTGCTGTTTTGTTTCAAAGGAGTACTTGGGTCACACTGAGCAGCCAGCAGGCACCTTACCGCGGTTTCCAGCTGAGCCAGGGGTGTTTCAGGAACAGAACTTGAGGACGTGACTTTGCTCCCAGCCAGGAGCTGTGCTCCACTCAGAGCCAAGATAAGATTCCCTATTCCAGGGCCTCTCCCAGTGGCTGAATCATAGAGCTCTTGAGAGaaagaggagccttggtggtgcaatggttaaaagattggctgctaaccaaaacgatagtagttggaatccaccacctgctccttggaaaccctatggggcagttctactctgtcctgtagggttgctatgagttggaatggactccactgCAAGGGGTTGAGAGAAGCagcagagtggggaggagagagagcAGGAAGGCTTGGGCAGTAGGTGGCCTGCTGAGGGCTTTTCCAAGGGGGTGGGGTTGGCCAGGTACGCCCAGGCTGATAGGAGGCCCTAGAAGATTGCAAACAAAGGCAGCTGACTTCTGAGGCTGCACATACAAAGAGGGAGCAGGAGCTGCTGCTGGCAGTGGGTGTGTGCCTGCGAGTCACTGTCAGGATCAAGAGCCAGCTTGCACGTCCCTTCCCTTGGTGTCAGGCTGCACCGGCACCTGCCCACACCTTGAGAACACGGGTGTCGACTAATCTCATGAGGAGGCTGCTTCCCATCTTTCAAGCTGTGATGAGGTAGCAGGGGTCGCCTTGGAGCAGAACTTGTTTCTCATGGACTTGTACTAGTGGGTATTTGAAGGAGTGTTCTCCGTCCACTAGTCCACTGTTGAGAGCTCTGTCAGGCTAGTCCTGGTCCTAGTTTTGGAAAGCCTTTGCTCTGTAGGCTTCAGGTGGTGTGACTGAGTTAAAGAAGCCCCTTTGATACCAACACCTTCACCCTGATCTCGGCCTTGAGTATACAATGTCTTGGCGTGCACAAATCGGTcttgcctcttcctcttcctcttcctcaaatGAGTCTTCCCTTAAGATGTGGTTTTCGTAGCACAGGATGCAGAACCACATGCTAAGCCTCTGTTCCTGTTTACTGCCCTTGGTGCTTTTCCAGGCAGAAGTTGACAGTGCTCTTCCTAGTCTTGTTGCTGGCCCCACTGGAGCCTGTTCTGTAGCTAGCCTGGACGAGACTCTTCTCCCACCCCTTCCTGCTGGCTGTGTTTCCCTGGCTGTTATCTCAGCCTCCTATTTTCTCTAAACTATGTCCTTTGTTGCTGATGGACGTACACAGACAGGCACAGAAGGTTTAAAGACTCACACATTTACTTCAGAATGTGTTCTCGTGATCTGGCTGTTTCCCCTCAGTGAACTGCCCAACTCTAAGTGATTTCTTTCCACCAAGTCATTGTCATAGTGTCAGTAGCCCTGTCTGGGGGCAAACGCCCCTGGCTCCACTGGCAGACAGAAGGTGCTCGGGTTGGGGGAGGGGTCCCGAGTCTGAGCTTGTAGGCAGGAGGCTGCACTCTGCGAAGGTGCTCCAGGAACTCCCTGGGCCCCGGGGCCTGTCACCCATGGGCAGACACCTAGGCGGTGATCCAGAAGGGAGCCCTCTGATGGACTCTCCCCAAGATGTCAGCCTGGAGACGTCAGGCTGCTAACAAGCCAGTGTGTGCGGAGGGGCGGCCAGGGCTGAGCGCCCATCCTCCCTCAGGTTCTGTGGGGAATGCCTCCAGCCGTGCCTCCAGGTGCCATCCCCTCTCTGCCCACTCTGCCGCCTGCCCTTTGACCCCAAGAAGGTGGACAAGGCCGCCCACGTGGAGAAGCAGCTCTCATCCTACAAGGCGCCCTGCCGCGGCTGCAACAAGAAGGTACCCATCCCTGCCCCCGCGCCTGGGCCTTCCTGGGGGCTGAGTCGGTCTGTGCCCCAGAAGAGGATGGGGTGCAGGGCTGCTTTCCTTCCTGTTGAGCAATGTCTGTGCTTCTGCATGGGCTCCCTGCACAGCACACACTTCCTGCCGTGGTCacgggaggagaggagggcctgTTGGGTGCAGCCCTGCCTGCGTCTGCCTGGTTCCTGGAGGGTCCTCGCATGTCATGTTCCGGTCCCAACAGTCATCCCCCCATGTGGCATATGAGTGTGGAGCCTGCCCTGTGCCCCACCATGGCCACAGTCACCCCAGCTGGTCCTTCTGTTTCAGCGACCGTGAGCAGAGCAAGCAGCTGTGTATTCACTTTGTGGTTCCACATATGGCTTTGTCACCTCTCTAGTTAGTGCCCCACCAGCTGATCACATGTGACACTCCCCCGTCCTTTGTCCTGAAGGCCCTGCAGGTGGCGGGGAGGCAAGCAGACGGTGTCTGGTGCAGCCTCAgcccaccagatgctcctgggGGGACAGAAGCAGTGGAGCCTCCGGGGTCACTCACAGAGCCACCCCACCCGGCAGCAGTATTTCCCGTCTGCAGTCTGGGTCTTCCCTGGCAAATGCTGTCTTCATGCTGACACCAGGCTGGGCAGGCGCCGCAGCATCCGCTACTGGGAGAGCTGGTGATGGCGGTGCCTAGAGCCCCTTCTTGAGCAGTTGCTGTCTGGGCCGGGAGGAGGGCTTCACCAGCCGCTGTCTGTGCTCACACGGTGTCACTCTCCTGCCCCTTTACTCCCCCACTCAGGTTGTGAAAGACCTTTCCATCCTAGCCTCTTGGTGTATGTTGGACATGGAGCTGTGTGGCGTCTACTCCCTTGGGAGGCCTGGCTGTGGCCGCCTCCTCCTTCCACTCCTTAATGTAAATGACACGGAGGTGTACCTTGGTGCCACCTCCAGGCCAGTTTCTGCCCTTGAGTAGATGCTCCATGGGGCTTGGGCTACAGCTGTGCTGTGTTTTCACACTTCTGCTCTGCCATCAGAAGACTCCCAACTGTCTGAGGGGAGGTTGTCCCCGGTCCCATCAGGAAAGGTGCCCCTCACTGGAACGCCCCTCAAAAGTCCTCCCACGTGAGGTCCCTGGCGGCAGTGGGGCAGTTGTGGCCCAGAGAGGCCGGGCAGTGACAGCCACTCAGTGCAGAACAAAGCCCCCATCCCCCTTGTCCCATCCTGTCCTGCACCTCCACTGATGGGTGCTGCATGGGGCCCAGTGAGTAGAAAGCAGAGGGGAATGGGCTCTATCCTGTGGGCTGCTCCTCCTCTGGGCACCACCCCCTACCCTGGCTGACCAAGCCCGGGGCTAGCAGCCTTCCCACCCCCTCCTGTGCCCTAGGTAGCCCTGGCAAAGATGCGAGTGCACGTCTCGTCCTGTGTGAAGGtccaggagcagatggccaacTGCCCCAAGTTTGTCCCTGTGGTGCCCACATCCCAGCCCATCCCCAGGTAGGCGGCCGCCCGCTCTGGAGCAAAAATCAGGGCCCTGGCTGGCCTGGTTTCCACTTTATCTGTGGGAGCACATGTCTGAGTTCCCGAGCTGACCAGACACCAGGATGCCCACTCTGTCACTGTGGGATGCTGCCCTGGGGAGTGAGGCTCCTCCCCCAGGGATAGGACAAGGGGGCCTAGGCAGGCTGCGCCTCAGTGCCCCTTAGGTGGAAAGGGTCCCTGAGCAGGTACAAGCCAGTGCCTGACACAGGTTGGTGGTGACAGCTGCACGCAGTGGTGTTGTTGGGGTGAGGACAGGAGCCTGGGCTTCCCAGCAGGAGCGGCCTGGCTCCAGAGCCCCAGTGCAGAGTGAGGGGGGCGGCTTCCAGCCTTCAGGCTCTGGGCTCTGTGTCTGCTGCAGTGACAAATGCAGCCACTAGGCGGCACCCATGTGCCCGGAGCCTAGGAAGGTAGGTAGGTTGTTTTCCAGGCTCTGGTGTTTGGAGTGAGGGGGCACCTGGAGGACACAGCTCCTGCAGGGGGCCACTCAGCTCTACCAGACCCCAGGGCCAGCAGCCACGGCTCACTCCCCTCCCACCCTGCCCCCAGCAACATTCCCAACAGGTCCACCTTCACCTGCCCGTACTGCGGTGCCCGCAACCTAGACCAGCAGGAGCTGGTGAAGCACTGTGTGGAGAACCACCGCAGCGACCCCAACCGCGTGGTGAGCCCCTctgctaccccatcagtcacctAGTGGGTCACAAAGTTCCTCCCTTCTCCATTTGAGGTCACTGCTGGGCAGAGCCTCCCTCCCTGCCCGAAGGCCCCACACATGCTGTGGGCACTTGGAACGTGGACGTCAGGGGCGGGGGGTGGGTGCTGCTGTAAGG
The Loxodonta africana isolate mLoxAfr1 chromosome 21, mLoxAfr1.hap2, whole genome shotgun sequence DNA segment above includes these coding regions:
- the RNF166 gene encoding E3 ubiquitin-protein ligase RNF166 isoform X1; translation: MAMFRSLVASAQQRQPPAGPAGGDSGLEAQYSCPICLEVYHRPVAIGSCGHTFCGECLQPCLQVPSPLCPLCRLPFDPKKVDKAAHVEKQLSSYKAPCRGCNKKVVKDLSILASWCMLDMELCGVYSLGRPGCGRLLLPLLNVALAKMRVHVSSCVKVQEQMANCPKFVPVVPTSQPIPSNIPNRSTFTCPYCGARNLDQQELVKHCVENHRSDPNRVVCPICSAMPWGDPSYKSANFLQHLLHRHKFSYDTFVDYSIDEEAAFQAALALSLSEN
- the RNF166 gene encoding E3 ubiquitin-protein ligase RNF166 isoform X2, which codes for MAMFRSLVASAQQRQPPAGPAGGDSGLEAQYSCPICLEVYHRPVAIGSCGHTFCGECLQPCLQVPSPLCPLCRLPFDPKKVDKAAHVEKQLSSYKAPCRGCNKKVALAKMRVHVSSCVKVQEQMANCPKFVPVVPTSQPIPSNIPNRSTFTCPYCGARNLDQQELVKHCVENHRSDPNRVVCPICSAMPWGDPSYKSANFLQHLLHRHKFSYDTFVDYSIDEEAAFQAALALSLSEN